One region of uncultured Methanolobus sp. genomic DNA includes:
- a CDS encoding DNA double-strand break repair nuclease NurA: MTLEPVHIKEIHEIVDRIDKCFKKDENDSDDNEKVRNILERLRKLEYNGKVVLRSIGPVRRGKASIERMLHSKDPFPTSYSCDSGSTTAKTFDNGLYIDFCHCAIARTPTDLDIHSKRTIVAAAYTLSDRVYLNTSHSWESFDGGCGRKKIVRVQPGLLNKKVSDILHDIALYLSESEHILWMLDSIGNDDFFIMDGPIYPKRIMYWMVVNSEDVDISIDPSSRKIIQNYIDIMDHHIENMKPLVGFVKNPEDMQIMLALRKQEPELDLPWLVDAQFFKNALSLERTGMKRREAEKYITYTNWFVQPNQFYEKMLKSTSPLVAELASSKFDAEDYALSFFMAYVPKLNTIFKIESPYGLVKDEELRNRMTRKVLYDLALNGIPKTLSKADSIAKIPVPERKNIIDRFRNSRLDITFNDVRYDT; the protein is encoded by the coding sequence ATGACCCTTGAGCCGGTTCACATTAAGGAGATACACGAAATAGTCGATCGCATCGATAAATGTTTCAAGAAAGATGAAAACGACAGCGATGATAATGAAAAAGTCAGGAACATACTTGAAAGGCTCAGGAAACTTGAATACAACGGAAAAGTCGTGTTAAGGTCGATCGGACCCGTCAGGCGTGGAAAAGCAAGTATAGAGAGAATGCTGCATTCTAAAGACCCTTTTCCCACATCATATTCCTGCGACAGCGGAAGTACTACTGCAAAGACATTTGACAATGGGTTGTACATCGATTTCTGCCACTGTGCAATAGCCCGTACACCTACTGACCTTGACATCCATAGCAAAAGAACCATTGTTGCAGCAGCTTATACACTGAGTGACAGGGTGTATCTTAATACCAGCCACAGCTGGGAATCTTTTGATGGCGGCTGTGGAAGGAAAAAAATAGTTCGTGTACAACCCGGACTGCTCAATAAAAAAGTCAGCGACATTTTGCATGACATCGCCCTCTATCTTTCAGAATCTGAGCACATACTCTGGATGCTTGACAGCATAGGAAATGATGATTTTTTCATAATGGATGGTCCAATTTATCCTAAAAGAATAATGTACTGGATGGTAGTTAATTCCGAAGATGTGGACATTAGCATCGACCCCAGCAGCAGGAAAATCATTCAGAACTATATCGACATAATGGACCATCATATTGAAAATATGAAGCCTCTGGTAGGTTTTGTAAAAAACCCGGAAGACATGCAGATAATGCTGGCACTAAGAAAGCAGGAGCCTGAACTTGACCTCCCGTGGCTTGTGGACGCACAATTCTTCAAAAACGCACTGTCACTCGAAAGAACAGGAATGAAAAGGCGTGAAGCTGAAAAGTATATCACTTACACCAACTGGTTTGTACAGCCAAACCAGTTCTACGAAAAGATGTTGAAATCAACTTCACCTCTTGTTGCTGAACTTGCCAGCAGCAAATTTGATGCAGAGGATTATGCTCTCAGTTTCTTCATGGCATATGTCCCGAAGCTTAACACGATTTTTAAAATCGAATCACCTTATGGGTTGGTGAAAGACGAGGAACTGAGAAACCGGATGACAAGAAAAGTGCTCTACGACCTGGCACTTAACGGAATACCAAAGACACTTTCAAAGGCTGATTCAATAGCAAAGATACCAGTGCCTGAACGGAAAAATATCATTGACAGATTCAGGAATTCAAGATTAGATATCACATTTAATGATGTTAGATATGACACATGA
- a CDS encoding ATP-binding protein: protein MRNKDILSFAGDMGDELDVEIPAIDKKLSATDEDDFEELEPDSKAYIQNGVSNDAFGIITTGIDPLEITEASARITGYITTSHRQKVRLGTYVMVPYGDEDLFARIWKLQYLQEYAVDDATEIHSRRMLQSNTTDEVDYKFLAYLDPICILYEPRGKGILDRRMSDRIPRPNTPIVPVTDKKKIQTGLNIPEEGIFMGHLSVGGELVKTHAVPPTVPYYLRNDYSMGDPLIFRHMLVCGSTGTGKTFLTKNLLRQFMSENNRYKLRGSEERRNPCLVIMDPQDEYSQLFEDNPEITDDDDFKFGAEKVNFGACKNTKTFVAKINGEAYTGRSRAEQIEFTIPFEMVQNNSWLIAPVGMTELQYVGVDLLLEDYFKKPGQHTYSGFMDFIDNDITRDLYVESGKIHEASYDGIVRRVKNRALARVFDQPARPISEILGQIFKPGQVSVFPTEYITNSRIRDIITLTLMSTIVDNKLNTSGEAVVKETPIILGLDEAHRYLAKAGGEHSRRLISKFADAARQGRKEGLGLFLITQDPQDIDDTIFKQINTRVILNLSNDAAISTMKVKKEFEKRIPYLKKGQMIVQSPDNSDMVEIMGLSRCVVKHV from the coding sequence ATGAGAAATAAGGACATACTTTCTTTTGCAGGCGACATGGGCGATGAGCTGGATGTTGAGATTCCGGCAATTGATAAAAAACTGAGTGCAACGGATGAAGATGATTTTGAGGAACTCGAACCTGATAGCAAAGCATACATACAGAACGGAGTTTCAAATGATGCATTCGGTATAATCACTACAGGAATTGACCCATTGGAGATTACAGAAGCAAGTGCAAGAATAACCGGCTATATTACAACATCCCACCGCCAGAAAGTGAGACTTGGAACCTATGTCATGGTTCCATACGGAGATGAAGACCTGTTCGCAAGGATATGGAAGCTCCAGTACCTTCAGGAATATGCTGTTGATGATGCAACCGAGATTCATTCTCGCAGGATGCTGCAATCCAATACAACTGATGAAGTTGACTACAAGTTCCTTGCTTACCTTGATCCGATTTGCATTCTTTACGAACCAAGGGGAAAGGGAATCCTTGACAGGAGAATGAGCGACAGGATACCACGTCCAAATACTCCCATAGTACCTGTAACTGATAAAAAGAAGATACAGACAGGTCTCAATATTCCAGAAGAAGGAATTTTCATGGGACACCTGAGTGTTGGTGGAGAGCTTGTCAAAACACATGCTGTTCCTCCTACTGTCCCATATTACCTGAGAAATGACTATTCGATGGGTGACCCTTTGATCTTCAGGCATATGCTGGTCTGCGGAAGTACAGGTACTGGAAAGACATTCCTGACAAAGAACCTGCTGCGCCAGTTCATGAGTGAGAATAACCGTTACAAGCTCCGAGGTTCTGAAGAAAGGAGGAATCCATGTCTTGTGATTATGGACCCACAGGATGAGTACTCACAGCTCTTTGAGGATAATCCTGAAATTACAGATGATGACGATTTCAAATTCGGGGCTGAAAAAGTTAATTTTGGTGCCTGTAAGAACACGAAAACCTTTGTTGCTAAGATCAATGGTGAAGCCTATACCGGCAGGTCAAGAGCAGAGCAAATCGAATTCACCATTCCCTTTGAAATGGTACAGAATAATTCCTGGCTCATAGCACCAGTAGGCATGACCGAATTACAGTATGTAGGAGTTGACCTGCTGCTTGAGGATTACTTCAAGAAACCCGGACAGCACACTTACAGCGGTTTCATGGACTTTATTGATAACGATATTACAAGGGATTTGTATGTCGAAAGCGGCAAGATACACGAAGCTTCCTACGATGGTATCGTGCGCAGAGTAAAGAACCGTGCTCTTGCAAGAGTGTTCGACCAGCCTGCAAGACCTATAAGTGAGATTCTCGGACAGATTTTCAAACCGGGACAGGTTAGTGTGTTCCCTACCGAATATATCACTAACTCACGGATACGTGATATTATTACTCTCACTTTGATGAGTACAATAGTGGATAATAAACTGAACACTTCCGGAGAGGCTGTTGTTAAGGAAACTCCGATAATCCTTGGACTTGACGAAGCTCACCGCTATCTTGCAAAGGCAGGTGGTGAGCACTCCAGAAGACTCATTTCTAAATTCGCGGACGCTGCACGTCAGGGAAGAAAGGAAGGACTTGGACTTTTCCTTATCACTCAGGACCCACAGGACATTGACGATACCATTTTCAAGCAAATCAACACGCGTGTGATTCTCAATCTTAGTAATGATGCGGCAATCAGTACTATGAAGGTGAAAAAGGAATTTGAGAAGAGAATTCCTTACCTGAAGAAAGGACAGATGATTGTGCAAAGTCCTGATAACAGTGATATGGTTGAGATCATGGGACTTTCACGGTGTGTTGTGAAGCATGTTTAA
- a CDS encoding TrmO family methyltransferase, with product MVKEISIKEIGKVHSEHGRFFVELSEKYKSGLTNLEGFSHLQIVWWGNLSVDDERSKILVNKKPYKNGPEELGVFATRSEYRPNPILITNIYVQEIDIDKGRIYTPYIDSIEGSPVLDIKPYHLSERVKECTVPQWCSHWPEWYEDAAYFDWENEFNF from the coding sequence ATGGTAAAAGAAATATCAATCAAAGAAATAGGAAAAGTACATTCTGAACACGGGAGGTTTTTTGTTGAGTTAAGTGAGAAATACAAATCAGGCTTAACTAATCTTGAAGGTTTCAGTCATTTGCAGATTGTGTGGTGGGGAAACCTGTCAGTTGACGACGAAAGAAGCAAAATACTGGTAAATAAGAAACCTTACAAAAATGGGCCTGAAGAACTAGGTGTATTTGCAACTCGTTCAGAATATAGGCCAAATCCAATCCTGATCACAAATATCTACGTTCAGGAAATTGATATTGATAAGGGTAGGATTTACACGCCTTACATCGATTCTATAGAAGGAAGCCCGGTTTTAGATATTAAGCCATATCATTTAAGCGAACGAGTAAAGGAATGCACTGTCCCGCAGTGGTGCAGCCATTGGCCTGAGTGGTATGAAGATGCAGCCTATTTTGATTGGGAAAATGAATTTAACTTTTAA
- a CDS encoding PadR family transcriptional regulator, translated as MTISSKEVALLGLVNEKPKHAYEIENDIKERDMRYWTEISMSSVYKLLNKLERNRLLESEIKLSENNVSQKIYSITSQGVQVLKEEIRELVSSWQPSKYPVDIALSNLKLLNKTDAIEGLNEYSRSLDEMIECYKKLETKLQDYDCDFSYIQLATRRICLLKAEKEWIINFITKLQEADEW; from the coding sequence ATGACAATATCTTCTAAAGAAGTGGCATTACTGGGACTTGTTAATGAAAAACCCAAGCATGCTTATGAAATTGAAAATGATATCAAGGAAAGGGATATGCGATATTGGACAGAAATTTCCATGTCCTCAGTATATAAACTTTTGAACAAGCTGGAAAGGAACAGGCTACTGGAAAGTGAGATTAAACTTTCTGAAAATAATGTATCGCAGAAAATCTATTCAATAACCTCACAAGGGGTACAGGTTTTAAAAGAAGAAATCAGAGAATTAGTTTCTTCTTGGCAACCTTCGAAATACCCAGTAGATATAGCCCTATCTAATTTAAAATTGTTAAACAAAACGGATGCAATCGAGGGATTAAATGAATATTCCAGGTCTCTTGATGAGATGATTGAGTGTTACAAAAAATTAGAAACGAAATTACAGGATTATGATTGCGATTTTTCATACATTCAGCTGGCAACCAGAAGAATTTGTTTATTAAAAGCTGAAAAAGAGTGGATTATTAATTTTATAACTAAATTGCAGGAGGCAGACGAATGGTAA
- a CDS encoding CopG family transcriptional regulator has protein sequence MPKVSLDIPQELLDDLNKHVGDNKKFVTQADAIRTAVRKMLDQLDNIDRRHGRLDE, from the coding sequence ATGCCAAAAGTGAGTCTTGACATTCCCCAGGAGCTTCTTGACGACCTCAACAAACATGTCGGAGATAACAAGAAGTTCGTTACACAGGCTGATGCCATAAGGACAGCTGTACGCAAAATGCTTGACCAGCTCGATAATATCGACCGCAGGCACGGCAGGCTGGATGAGTGA
- a CDS encoding sugar phosphate isomerase/epimerase family protein, with translation MNVRNLSFSSRAVLEDPFEWAYSLEDVGYAGWEIVQEGSQCLNDENLPKIRDVKETTNLKLSMHLPFSDMNLAGLNPGIHGEVMRQMKYYLSMTSDLVEVAVLHPGYLSPYGSKLPEKAWDTCIESIQILCDHSADMGITIAVENMPNFPKIFGRYPHEMLDTLEQTDRDNVGMTLDVGHANTMGLLDEFVEKCKDKLSHMHIHDNNGAHDEHLPLGQGNIDWKKLMGSISGYKGLMVTEMGSVDEGRQCIEYLRSL, from the coding sequence ATGAATGTCAGGAATCTGAGTTTTTCATCACGTGCGGTTCTGGAGGACCCTTTTGAATGGGCTTACAGTCTTGAAGATGTCGGATACGCTGGTTGGGAGATAGTCCAGGAAGGCTCACAATGTCTTAATGATGAGAATCTTCCAAAGATCAGGGATGTCAAGGAAACCACAAACCTGAAACTGAGCATGCACCTTCCTTTCTCAGATATGAACCTTGCAGGCCTGAATCCCGGTATTCACGGAGAGGTCATGAGGCAGATGAAATATTACCTCAGTATGACATCAGATCTTGTTGAAGTGGCTGTGCTGCACCCGGGTTACCTGTCTCCTTACGGTTCCAAGCTGCCTGAAAAGGCATGGGATACATGCATAGAGTCAATTCAAATTTTGTGTGACCACTCGGCAGACATGGGTATTACAATAGCTGTTGAGAACATGCCTAATTTCCCCAAGATATTCGGTCGCTATCCCCATGAGATGCTGGATACTCTTGAGCAGACCGACAGAGATAACGTTGGCATGACCCTTGATGTGGGACACGCTAACACCATGGGACTCCTGGATGAGTTTGTGGAGAAGTGCAAGGATAAACTCTCACACATGCATATCCATGACAACAATGGAGCACACGATGAACATCTTCCCCTGGGACAGGGGAATATCGACTGGAAAAAGTTAATGGGAAGCATTTCAGGTTATAAGGGACTCATGGTCACGGAGATGGGTAGTGTCGATGAGGGCAGGCAGTGTATTGAGTATTTGAGAAGCCTTTAA
- a CDS encoding RNA-binding domain-containing protein, which produces MIKVTVSAVVNPTESKDKVFSALDQLFPEIDFDYEESSEYSGKFTGESDIYALKNIHFQIREEEIIDTSRTRLNVGRSDDGLSTSFIISKQVASVGRLNYPAQEEPLGSINITVTVDNEGEMQRFFDWLTPPTEDGVPDFEMNIKDV; this is translated from the coding sequence ATGATAAAAGTTACAGTTTCAGCAGTCGTGAACCCTACAGAGAGCAAGGACAAAGTTTTCTCAGCTCTTGACCAGCTTTTCCCTGAGATCGACTTTGATTACGAGGAAAGCTCAGAGTACAGCGGGAAATTTACCGGTGAGAGTGACATCTATGCGCTGAAGAATATCCACTTCCAGATAAGGGAAGAGGAAATTATTGACACTTCTCGTACAAGACTTAATGTCGGTCGCTCAGATGATGGTCTGTCTACTTCTTTTATCATCAGCAAGCAGGTTGCAAGTGTAGGCCGCCTGAACTATCCTGCGCAGGAAGAACCACTTGGTTCTATCAATATCACCGTGACAGTTGATAATGAAGGAGAAATGCAAAGGTTCTTCGACTGGCTGACACCGCCAACAGAAGATGGTGTTCCGGATTTTGAGATGAATATAAAGGATGTTTAA
- a CDS encoding AAA family ATPase, with protein MTKILAFVGMPASGKSEAASVLRQKGITVINMGDVIREEVVRRGLEPTDANTGGVGTDLREKEGRDAVAKRCIPKIQATNEDFIGIDGVRSVPEVERFKEAFGSDFTLVSVDSPLEIRFNRVLARKRSDDMKDISELKVRDERELGWGMGEAMQVADVVVENNGSLDEFRDKIMALVK; from the coding sequence ATGACTAAGATTTTAGCTTTTGTTGGAATGCCGGCCTCGGGCAAATCAGAGGCAGCATCTGTTCTGCGCCAGAAAGGTATCACTGTTATCAATATGGGAGATGTCATCAGGGAAGAGGTAGTCCGAAGAGGACTTGAGCCAACCGATGCCAATACAGGTGGCGTGGGTACAGACCTGCGTGAAAAGGAAGGCAGGGACGCTGTTGCAAAGAGATGTATTCCGAAGATCCAGGCCACTAATGAGGATTTCATTGGAATAGATGGTGTTCGCAGTGTTCCTGAAGTTGAAAGGTTCAAAGAGGCGTTTGGTTCAGATTTCACCCTTGTATCCGTGGATTCTCCTCTTGAGATAAGGTTCAATCGTGTGCTTGCACGTAAAAGAAGCGATGACATGAAAGATATAAGTGAGCTTAAAGTCAGGGATGAGCGCGAACTTGGATGGGGAATGGGTGAAGCAATGCAAGTTGCAGACGTTGTTGTTGAGAACAATGGTTCACTGGATGAGTTCAGAGATAAAATCATGGCACTTGTGAAGTAA
- the dusB gene encoding tRNA dihydrouridine synthase DusB, whose amino-acid sequence MKIADIKIPGNILLAPMSNVTNLPFRLMCKKYGASLTYSEMISSDAVIYENEKSINRGMSCEEERPLGIQIFGNSAKNMIGAALKIEEIYQPEIIDINFGCPARLLTKDGCGSALLRSPELIHEIVTGLTNNLSTPVTAKIRILEDMEKTLEIANLIEDAGADALTVHGRTRQQQYSGKADHSYVKRIKQELSIPVISNGDIVDETSAQQVLDYTECDGIMIGRAAMGDPFLFRRISHYLKTGKMLGHKECSQRIADLKEYFRLLEEYNLMNTVNIKAQAQWFTRGMKNGRHIRRSIASSKTITEIFQSLDEMCKHAD is encoded by the coding sequence ATGAAAATTGCTGACATTAAAATTCCCGGAAATATCCTTCTGGCACCAATGTCCAATGTGACAAATCTTCCTTTTCGCCTCATGTGCAAAAAATACGGTGCATCACTCACATATTCTGAAATGATAAGCTCAGATGCTGTCATATATGAGAATGAGAAAAGCATCAACCGTGGAATGAGCTGTGAAGAAGAACGACCACTGGGAATTCAGATATTTGGCAACTCTGCCAAGAATATGATAGGAGCAGCTCTCAAAATAGAAGAAATATACCAGCCGGAGATTATCGATATCAATTTCGGATGTCCTGCAAGACTCCTTACAAAAGATGGTTGTGGTTCTGCACTTCTAAGGTCACCTGAACTTATTCATGAGATCGTTACTGGACTTACAAATAACCTGTCAACTCCTGTGACCGCAAAGATTCGTATTCTTGAAGATATGGAAAAGACTCTGGAAATCGCGAACCTGATAGAAGATGCAGGAGCAGATGCATTAACAGTTCACGGAAGAACAAGGCAACAGCAGTATTCCGGAAAAGCTGATCATTCCTATGTGAAAAGAATAAAGCAGGAACTCAGTATCCCTGTTATTTCCAATGGTGATATCGTTGATGAAACATCAGCACAGCAGGTTCTGGATTATACTGAATGTGACGGAATAATGATCGGCAGGGCTGCAATGGGTGACCCTTTCCTTTTCAGGAGGATCTCTCACTATCTTAAAACCGGGAAAATGCTGGGACATAAGGAATGCAGCCAGAGAATTGCAGACCTGAAGGAGTATTTCAGGCTTCTGGAAGAATATAATCTTATGAATACTGTAAACATAAAGGCGCAAGCACAGTGGTTCACTCGTGGAATGAAAAATGGAAGACATATAAGGAGAAGCATTGCCAGCTCAAAAACTATTACGGAGATTTTTCAAAGTCTGGATGAAATGTGCAAACATGCCGATTGA
- a CDS encoding pyruvate ferredoxin oxidoreductase subunit gamma, with translation MKEIRIHGRGGQGSVTAAELLAVAAFADGKFSQAFPAFGVERRGAPVQAFTRINNEPIRLRSQIYEPDYVIVQDPTLLEVVDVASGLKDDGILIINSDFDADKFDLDTKAKIMTVNATKIALDIIGRPIVNTVLLGAFAGATGEIEPESIMEAVKERFPGKVGDRNAAAIQEAYTMMKEAKK, from the coding sequence ATGAAAGAAATACGCATACACGGTCGAGGTGGCCAGGGCTCTGTCACAGCTGCTGAACTTTTGGCCGTTGCTGCTTTTGCAGACGGAAAATTCAGCCAGGCCTTCCCTGCATTCGGCGTAGAAAGGAGGGGTGCACCGGTCCAGGCATTCACAAGGATCAACAATGAACCAATCAGGCTCAGAAGCCAGATCTACGAACCTGATTACGTTATTGTACAGGACCCTACACTCCTTGAAGTAGTTGATGTTGCAAGCGGTCTCAAGGACGATGGTATACTTATCATTAACAGTGACTTTGATGCTGACAAGTTTGACCTTGACACAAAGGCAAAGATAATGACTGTCAACGCAACAAAGATCGCACTGGACATTATTGGCAGACCTATCGTGAACACTGTGCTTCTGGGCGCTTTTGCAGGTGCAACAGGCGAGATCGAGCCAGAATCAATCATGGAAGCTGTTAAAGAAAGGTTCCCTGGTAAAGTAGGAGACAGGAACGCTGCAGCTATTCAGGAAGCATATACTATGATGAAGGAGGCTAAGAAATGA
- the porD gene encoding pyruvate synthase subunit PorD translates to MKILPGGVCDAGTTRVNKTGGWRTFKPVYDYDKCIKCKLCELLCPDSSVNPRDDGYFEFNYEFCKGCGICANECPKSAITMVLEEK, encoded by the coding sequence ATGAAGATTCTTCCAGGTGGGGTCTGCGATGCAGGCACAACCAGAGTTAACAAAACAGGCGGATGGAGAACCTTCAAGCCGGTTTACGATTACGACAAATGCATAAAATGCAAATTATGCGAACTCCTGTGCCCTGACAGTTCAGTAAACCCAAGGGATGACGGATATTTTGAGTTTAACTATGAATTCTGCAAGGGATGTGGAATCTGTGCAAACGAATGTCCAAAGAGCGCAATCACAATGGTTCTGGAGGAGAAGTAA
- the porA gene encoding pyruvate synthase subunit PorA — MAPENKLDKSKMVVVEGSYAVAHAVKTCRPNVISAYPITPQTHIVEDLSQFMADGEIPNCEYINVESEFSALSALVGSSAAGARCYSATTSQGLELMHEVLFNISGMRLPVVMTIANRAVSAPISIWNDHQDAISQRDTGWIQIYAENTQEISDMTAQAYKIAEDKDILMPAMTCMDGFILSHVYEPVVLLEQDLTDEFLPTYEPDQVLDPKNPLSFGAFADPNYYTEFRYLQEQAMQKSLKKIEDVANEFYDVYGRYYGGLIDEYRTDDADIVIMAMGSIVGTIKDVIDKLRDRNVKVGLLKVRSFRPFPVDAIKNVVKDAKVVVVLDKNISLGLNEGALFTETKSSLYNTDIRIPVVGYMVGHGGRDIKVDTITKIIDEATEVMKTGIKIESQFTDVKEELL, encoded by the coding sequence ATGGCACCGGAAAACAAACTTGACAAAAGTAAGATGGTCGTTGTCGAAGGTTCATACGCTGTTGCACACGCTGTAAAAACCTGCAGACCAAACGTAATTTCAGCATACCCAATTACACCACAGACCCATATTGTTGAGGACCTCTCACAATTCATGGCAGACGGTGAGATACCAAATTGTGAATACATCAATGTGGAATCAGAGTTCTCAGCTCTCTCTGCACTGGTTGGTTCCTCAGCTGCAGGAGCAAGATGTTACTCAGCAACAACCTCACAGGGTCTTGAACTCATGCACGAGGTTCTGTTCAATATCTCAGGTATGAGACTGCCTGTAGTAATGACAATCGCAAACAGGGCTGTCAGTGCACCTATTAGCATATGGAATGACCACCAGGATGCAATCTCCCAGAGAGACACCGGATGGATACAGATCTATGCAGAGAACACACAGGAAATCTCAGATATGACCGCTCAGGCATACAAGATCGCTGAGGACAAAGACATCCTGATGCCTGCAATGACATGTATGGACGGTTTTATCCTGTCACATGTTTACGAACCTGTTGTACTTCTTGAGCAGGATCTTACAGATGAATTCCTGCCTACCTATGAACCTGATCAGGTTCTTGATCCAAAGAACCCATTGAGTTTCGGTGCTTTTGCAGACCCTAACTACTACACTGAGTTCAGGTACCTGCAGGAGCAGGCAATGCAGAAATCTCTTAAGAAAATAGAGGATGTAGCAAATGAATTCTACGACGTATACGGAAGATACTACGGAGGACTTATTGACGAGTATCGAACAGATGATGCAGACATCGTCATCATGGCAATGGGATCCATTGTCGGAACCATTAAGGACGTCATTGATAAACTCAGAGACAGGAATGTGAAAGTAGGTCTTCTGAAGGTAAGATCATTCAGACCATTCCCTGTTGATGCTATCAAGAATGTTGTCAAAGATGCAAAGGTTGTTGTCGTGCTTGACAAGAACATTTCACTTGGACTTAACGAAGGTGCACTCTTCACCGAAACAAAGTCTTCGCTCTACAACACTGACATCAGAATACCTGTAGTTGGTTACATGGTAGGACACGGTGGACGTGACATCAAGGTCGACACCATCACAAAGATCATCGATGAAGCAACAGAGGTCATGAAGACAGGTATCAAGATAGAGAGTCAGTTTACCGATGTGAAGGAGGAACTACTATGA
- the porB gene encoding pyruvate synthase subunit PorB, translating into MKSLLAPGHRGCAGCCDAMAAKFTLMGAGEDCIVINPTGCLEVMTTPFPETAWDVPWVHSLFENAAAVGAGVEAALKALGKKENTKVVVMGGDGATLDIGMRSISGAFERGHDLTYVCIDNEAYMNTGVQRSGATPYNASTTTSPAGKVSFGNPRPKKNMPAIMAAHGAPYVATTSIGFPKDMIKKVAKATEIEGPAYIHAHAPCTTGWGFDTSKTVEVAKAAVQTGLWPLYEMEDGEVTKVRKLGKKIQPVEDYLKMQRRFKHLFTMEGGEEEIAKIQAIADKNIEDFGL; encoded by the coding sequence ATGAAATCATTGTTAGCCCCGGGACACAGAGGATGTGCAGGTTGCTGTGACGCAATGGCTGCAAAGTTCACACTTATGGGCGCCGGAGAAGACTGTATTGTCATCAACCCTACCGGATGTCTTGAAGTTATGACCACCCCGTTCCCTGAAACTGCATGGGATGTACCATGGGTACACTCACTTTTTGAGAATGCAGCTGCAGTAGGAGCAGGTGTAGAAGCTGCTCTTAAGGCACTTGGTAAGAAAGAGAACACCAAGGTAGTTGTAATGGGTGGAGACGGTGCAACACTGGATATAGGAATGCGTTCCATCTCCGGAGCATTTGAGAGAGGACACGATCTCACATACGTCTGTATCGACAACGAAGCTTACATGAACACTGGTGTTCAGAGAAGTGGTGCAACACCATACAATGCTTCAACCACAACAAGCCCGGCAGGAAAGGTTTCCTTCGGTAACCCAAGACCAAAGAAGAATATGCCAGCTATCATGGCTGCACACGGTGCACCATATGTCGCTACAACTTCAATCGGTTTCCCAAAGGACATGATCAAGAAGGTCGCAAAGGCAACTGAAATTGAAGGTCCGGCTTATATCCATGCACATGCTCCATGTACGACAGGATGGGGATTTGACACCTCAAAGACAGTAGAAGTTGCAAAGGCGGCAGTCCAGACAGGTCTCTGGCCACTCTATGAAATGGAGGACGGCGAGGTCACAAAGGTCAGGAAGCTCGGCAAGAAGATACAGCCTGTAGAGGATTATCTCAAGATGCAGCGCCGTTTCAAGCACCTTTTCACCATGGAAGGTGGAGAGGAAGAGATTGCAAAGATCCAGGCCATCGCTGACAAAAATATTGAAGATTTCGGGCTCTGA